One Triticum dicoccoides isolate Atlit2015 ecotype Zavitan chromosome 5B, WEW_v2.0, whole genome shotgun sequence genomic window carries:
- the LOC119309280 gene encoding mitogen-activated protein kinase kinase kinase NPK1-like — protein MRRDAAGPGGGAGFHDLFDSVRRSINFRTSAAAPPEPPAGPLGGGPAGGIGVRISSCLRKSRGMGLLGLISKSPSPPRRLLPPTPVPADGGGRAGEIPPIRWRKGEMIGSGAFGQVYLGMNLDTGELLAVKQVLIGSTNATREKAQAHIRELEEEVKLLKNLSHPNIVRYLGTVREEDTLNILLEFVPGGSIQSLLGKLGSFPEAVIRKYTRQILQGLEYLHSNAIIHRDIKGANILVDNKGCIKLADFGASKQVAKLATMTAAKTMKGTPHWMAPEVIVGSGHTFSADIWSVGCTVIEMATGKPPWSQQYQEVALLFHVGTTKSHPPIPEHISPEAKDFLLKCLQKEPELRSSASDLLKHPFVTGEFDDRQLLNRTAQKDASVNELFAHDADAPTEMGLNHSGNWSTINSNRSSKIKPLWEGGGDDDDMCEFADKDDHPAVGSSYNPMSEPFDDDWKSKYDMSPEQSSHQSREFGGLAKHPESSMTENDFTFPCEGSCEDDDVLTESKIEAFLDEKALDLKKLQTPLYEEFYNKVNAGSSHGVDQTSNGKFINSPKLPPRGKSPPGKMRGGPAVATPCDTILNSSTMAESCSRQFSRDGGVDSSRILREIASPQLNELGDKVHIDVQDSPSISFAERQRKWKEELDQELERERVMRLAGCGKTPSPSRRPSIGKRERHQ, from the exons ATGCGACGGGACGCCGCTGGCCCCGGCGGCGGCGCCGGGTTCCACGATCTGTTCGACTCCGTGCGCCGATCCATCAACTTCCGCACCAGCGCCGCCGCGCCCCCGGAGCCCCCGGCGGGCCCCCTCGGCGGGGGCCCTGCCGGGGGTATCGGCGTCCGGATCAGCTCCTGCCTCCGCAAGTCGAGGGGGATGGGGCTGCTCGGGCTCATCTCCAAGAGCccctcgccgccgcgccgcctgcTGCCGCCGACGCCCGTGCCCGCCGACGGGGGCGGCCGAGCGGGTGAGATCCCGCCGATCCGGTGGCGGAAGGGTGAGATGATCGGCTCCGGCGCATTCGGGCAGGTctacctcgggatgaacctggacaCCGGCGAGCTACTCGCAGTAAAGCAG GTTTTGATCGGGAGCACCAACGCGACCCGGGAGAAGGCCCAA GCGCATATAAGAGAACTTGAGGAAGAAGTGAAGCTCCTCAAGAACCTTTCGCACCCCAATATTGTG AGGTACCTCGGGACTGTCCGTGAGGAAGACACACTGAACATCCTGCTGGAGTTTGTTCCTGGAGGGTCTATCCAGTCGCTTCTTGGAAAACTCGGTTCATTTCCGGAGGCA GTCATTAGGAAGTATACTAGGCAGATTTTGCAAGGGTTGGAATATCTGCATAGCAATGCAATAATACACAGAGACATTAAG GGTGCAAACATTCTTGTTGATAACAAAGGCTGCATTAAACTTGCCGATTTTGGGGCATCTAAGCAAGTTGCCAAGTTG GCTACTATGACAGCAGCTAAAACGATGAAAGGCACGCCACACTGGATGGCACCTGAAGTCATTGTGGGGAGTGGGCATACCTT CTCTGCAGATATCTGGAGTGTGGGATGCACAGTCATTGAAATGGCTACTGGTAAACCACCATGGAGCCAGCAGTATCAGGAG GTTGCGCTTCTATTTCATGTTGGAACCACAAAGTCGCACCCACCAATACCTGAACATATATCACCAGAGGCTAAAGATTTTCTGCTGAAATGCTTGCAGAA GGAACCAGAGCTGAGGTCTAGCGCGTCAGATTTATTGAAG CATCCGTTTGTGACCGGAGAATTTGATGACCGGCAGCTACTCAATCGTACTGCACAGAAG GATGCTTCTGTGAATGAGCTTTTCGCACATGATGCGGATGCGCCAACAGAGAT GGGTTTGAATCATTCTGGCAACTGGTCAACAATTAATTCAAATAGATCATCTAAAATCAAACCCCTATGGGAgggtggcggtgatgatgatgacatgTGTGAGTTTGCTGACAAAGACGATCATCCAGCAGTTGGATCT AGCTATAATCCTATGTCTGAACCATTTGATGATGACTGGAAAAGCAAGTACGACATGAGCCCAGAGCAAAGTTCTCATCAGTCGAGGGAATTTGGTGGATTAGCCAAGCATCCTGAAAGCAGCATGACCGAAAATGATTTTACCTTCCCTTGCGAGGGAAGTTGTGAAGATGACGATGTACTTACCGAGTCAAAAATAGAAGCATTTCTTGATGAGAAG GCCCTTGATCTGAAGAAGCTACAAACACCTTTATATGAAGAATTCTACAATAAAGTGAATGCCGGGAGCTCTCATGGAGTTGATCAAACTTCCAATGGTAAATTCATAAATAGTCCGAAACTACCCCCTCGTGGAAAGTCGCCCCCAGGTAAGATGAGGGGAGGTCCAGCGGTGGCAACGCCTTGTGATACCATTTTGAATAGCAGTACGATGGCTGAAAGCTGCAGCAGGCAATTCTCAAGAGATGGCGGTGTAGATAGCAGCCGGATTTTGAGAGAAATAGCTTCCCCTCAGCTCAATGAGCTTGGGGATAAAGTTCATATTGATGTCCAAGATAGCCCAAG CATCAGCTTTGCTGAGAGGCAACGAAAATGGAAAGAGGAGTTGGACCAGGAGCTTGAGAGGGAAAGAG TGATGAGGTTAGCTGGCTGTGGCAAGACACCGTCTCCAAGTAGACGGCCCAGCATCGGGAAGCGAGAGCGCCATCAATAG